The proteins below are encoded in one region of Pongo pygmaeus isolate AG05252 chromosome 20, NHGRI_mPonPyg2-v2.0_pri, whole genome shotgun sequence:
- the C20H19orf25 gene encoding UPF0449 protein C19orf25 homolog isoform X2, whose product MGSKAKKRVLLPTRPAPPTVEQILEDVRGAPAEDPVFTILASEDPPVPFRMMEDAEAPGEQLYQQSRAYVAANQRLRQAGDTLRQRCELLRRAGEDLEQEVAQMKQAALPAAEAASSG is encoded by the exons ATGGGTTCCAAGGCCAAGAAGCGCGTGCTGCTGCCCACCCGCCCAGCGCCCCCCACGGTGGAGCAGATCCTGGAGGATGTGCGGGGTGCGCCAGCAGAGGATCCAGTGTTCACCATCCTGGCCTCGGAAG ACCCCCCAGTTCCCTTCAGGATGATGGAGGATGCGGAGGCCCCGGGAGAGCAGCTCTACCAGCAAAGCCGGGCCTACGTGGCTGCCAACCAGCGGCTGCGGCAGGCGGGCGACACGCTGAGGCAGAGGTGTGAGCTCCTGCGGCGAGCCGGAGAGGACCTGGAGCAGGAGGTGGCCCAGATGAAGCAAGCAGCGCTACCAGCGGCCGAGGCTGCCTCCTCAGGCTGA
- the C20H19orf25 gene encoding UPF0449 protein C19orf25 homolog isoform X1 → MSGGPAREEAGSVCYVFGDGAVLRPEAEVAASPTLGFRVPSPEMGSKAKKRVLLPTRPAPPTVEQILEDVRGAPAEDPVFTILASEDPPVPFRMMEDAEAPGEQLYQQSRAYVAANQRLRQAGDTLRQRCELLRRAGEDLEQEVAQMKQAALPAAEAASSG, encoded by the exons ATGAGCGGCGGGCCGGCGCGAGAGGAGGCCGGAAGTGTGTGTTACGTGTTCGGGGACGGGGCGGTGCTCCGACCGGAAGCGGAAGTGGCTGCATCGCCGACGCTAGGGTTTCGGGTCCCGAGCCCAG AGATGGGTTCCAAGGCCAAGAAGCGCGTGCTGCTGCCCACCCGCCCAGCGCCCCCCACGGTGGAGCAGATCCTGGAGGATGTGCGGGGTGCGCCAGCAGAGGATCCAGTGTTCACCATCCTGGCCTCGGAAG ACCCCCCAGTTCCCTTCAGGATGATGGAGGATGCGGAGGCCCCGGGAGAGCAGCTCTACCAGCAAAGCCGGGCCTACGTGGCTGCCAACCAGCGGCTGCGGCAGGCGGGCGACACGCTGAGGCAGAGGTGTGAGCTCCTGCGGCGAGCCGGAGAGGACCTGGAGCAGGAGGTGGCCCAGATGAAGCAAGCAGCGCTACCAGCGGCCGAGGCTGCCTCCTCAGGCTGA